GCCTTCGGGTCGGTACGGGTCATCGTCGACCCGACCAGCGCCAGCCTGCTCCAGGGCGCCACCTTGGACTTCAAGGATGGCCTACAGGAAGCCGGGTTCAGCATCAACAACCCCAACGCCAGCCGGACCTGCGGCTGC
This region of Acidimicrobiales bacterium genomic DNA includes:
- a CDS encoding iron-sulfur cluster assembly accessory protein — protein: AFGSVRVIVDPTSASLLQGATLDFKDGLQEAGFSINNPNASRTCGCGNSFS